One window of Dehalobacterium formicoaceticum genomic DNA carries:
- a CDS encoding acyl-CoA carboxylase subunit beta, whose product MSREEKLAKLSEKREMVLNGGGPKRIEKQHQSGKFTARERIEKLLDQGSFVELDQFVVHRGTEFGMADVNAPGEGVVTGYGTILGRLVYLYAQDFTVLGGSLGEMHAAKICKVMDLAIKMGAPFIGINDSGGARIQEGIDALNGYGEIFKRNTMASGVIPQISVIMGPCAGGAVYSPALTDFIFMTDQTSQMFITGPQVIKAVTGEEVSGESLGGALAHNQMSGNAHFFAADEDECFWQIKKLLTYLPLNNLDPVPLVPTNDPADRMDELLETVVPDDANKAYNMMDVITALADDGEFFEIQPHYAKNILIGFMRLNGMSVGVIANQPKVMAGCLDINCSDKASRFIRFCDAFGIPLLTIVDTPGYLPGVEQEHGGIIRHGAKLLYAYSEATVPKIQLITRKAYGGAYLAMCAKSLGADVAIAWPSAQIAVMGAQGAANIVFRKEIEGAENPNEKREEMIGEYEEKFSNPYCAAARGLADMVIEPEKTRYYLIKSLESLMTKRESRPGKKHGNMPL is encoded by the coding sequence ATGTCAAGAGAAGAAAAATTGGCTAAGTTATCAGAAAAAAGGGAGATGGTCCTGAACGGCGGAGGGCCTAAAAGAATTGAAAAGCAGCATCAAAGCGGTAAGTTCACCGCTCGGGAGCGCATTGAGAAATTATTGGATCAAGGAAGCTTTGTCGAGCTGGATCAGTTTGTCGTGCATCGGGGCACTGAGTTCGGCATGGCGGATGTGAATGCTCCCGGTGAGGGGGTAGTGACGGGTTACGGCACCATTTTGGGCCGTCTGGTCTATTTGTATGCCCAGGATTTTACGGTTTTAGGCGGGTCACTTGGTGAAATGCATGCGGCAAAGATATGTAAGGTCATGGATTTAGCAATCAAGATGGGGGCACCCTTTATCGGCATCAATGATTCGGGAGGAGCGAGGATCCAGGAAGGAATTGATGCTTTAAATGGATACGGGGAAATTTTTAAAAGAAATACCATGGCTTCCGGTGTCATCCCTCAAATTTCTGTGATTATGGGACCATGTGCCGGGGGGGCGGTTTATTCACCGGCCCTAACCGACTTTATCTTTATGACGGATCAAACCAGTCAGATGTTTATTACCGGTCCCCAGGTGATCAAAGCTGTTACCGGGGAAGAGGTCAGCGGTGAATCTTTGGGAGGAGCTCTGGCCCATAATCAGATGAGCGGGAATGCCCACTTCTTTGCCGCGGATGAAGATGAATGCTTTTGGCAGATTAAAAAGCTCTTAACCTATCTCCCCTTAAATAATTTAGATCCGGTACCTTTGGTGCCCACCAATGATCCGGCGGATCGTATGGACGAGCTTTTAGAAACGGTGGTTCCGGATGATGCTAATAAAGCTTATAATATGATGGATGTGATTACTGCTTTGGCGGATGACGGAGAGTTCTTCGAAATCCAGCCCCACTATGCAAAAAATATCCTCATCGGGTTTATGCGCTTAAACGGCATGTCCGTAGGGGTCATCGCCAACCAGCCCAAGGTGATGGCCGGCTGCCTGGATATTAATTGCTCGGACAAGGCCAGCCGCTTTATCCGTTTTTGTGATGCTTTTGGCATTCCTCTTTTGACCATCGTGGATACCCCCGGTTATCTTCCTGGGGTAGAGCAAGAGCATGGGGGGATTATTCGCCATGGCGCGAAGCTCCTGTATGCATATTCGGAAGCCACAGTGCCCAAAATTCAGCTCATTACGCGCAAAGCCTATGGGGGTGCATATTTGGCCATGTGTGCCAAATCCTTAGGGGCGGATGTGGCTATTGCCTGGCCCAGTGCGCAAATTGCCGTCATGGGTGCCCAGGGGGCAGCCAATATTGTCTTCCGTAAAGAAATCGAGGGGGCGGAAAACCCCAATGAAAAGCGTGAGGAAATGATCGGTGAGTATGAGGAGAAGTTCTCCAATCCATACTGTGCGGCTGCCCGAGGTCTTGCTGATATGGTGATCGAACCGGAAAAGACCAGATATTATTTGATCAAATCCCTGGAATCCCTGATGACGAAGCGGGAGAGCCGTCCGGGTAAAAAGCACGGTAATATGCCGTTATAA
- a CDS encoding adenosylhomocysteinase: MESMIRDIHLAPQGQLKLDWVAAHMPLLNQIKNNYEKELPFRGKKVVICLHLEAKTGYLGQVIKAGGADVCMVASNPLSTQDDVVAALVDSGIQVHAWYNATDEEYKMHLHRGLDFHPDLVIDDGGDLVSTLHKERPQQLTEIIGGCEETTTGILRLRAMEKDGTLNFPMVAVNDAFCKYLFDNRYGTGQSVWDGINRTTNLVVAGKTVVVAGYGWCGKGVAMRAKGLGARVIVTEVDPIKAIEAIMDGFTVLTMEEAAPLGDFFITVTGNVDVIRKEHLAVIKDQAILANAGHFDVEVSKKDLSALAVSKLRVRNNIEEYVLKDGRKIYLLAEGRLVNLAAGDGHPAEIMDMTFALQALSLQYIFEHRDELSPHVYEVPREIDQKVAAMKLHTLGVKIDNLTEQQKKYLAGWEN, encoded by the coding sequence ATGGAATCAATGATTAGAGACATTCATCTTGCCCCCCAGGGGCAATTAAAACTGGATTGGGTAGCAGCTCATATGCCTTTACTTAATCAGATTAAAAATAATTATGAGAAAGAGCTTCCTTTTCGCGGCAAGAAAGTAGTGATTTGCCTTCATTTAGAAGCGAAGACCGGCTACTTGGGCCAGGTTATCAAAGCAGGAGGCGCCGATGTTTGTATGGTGGCCAGTAATCCCTTATCAACCCAGGATGATGTGGTGGCGGCCTTGGTGGATAGCGGGATACAGGTTCATGCCTGGTATAATGCCACGGACGAAGAATACAAAATGCATTTACATCGAGGGTTGGACTTCCATCCTGATTTGGTGATTGACGACGGGGGAGATTTGGTATCTACCCTGCATAAAGAACGACCCCAACAACTGACAGAGATTATTGGCGGATGTGAAGAGACAACCACGGGCATACTACGCTTAAGGGCCATGGAAAAAGATGGTACCCTGAACTTTCCCATGGTTGCCGTCAATGATGCCTTTTGCAAGTACCTCTTTGATAACCGCTACGGAACCGGTCAGTCTGTCTGGGACGGTATTAATCGTACCACTAATCTGGTGGTGGCAGGGAAGACGGTTGTGGTCGCCGGGTATGGCTGGTGCGGAAAAGGGGTAGCCATGAGAGCGAAGGGCTTAGGTGCCCGGGTGATTGTCACAGAGGTTGATCCCATCAAGGCCATTGAAGCCATTATGGATGGATTCACGGTGCTGACCATGGAAGAAGCCGCTCCCTTAGGGGATTTCTTTATTACTGTGACCGGGAACGTAGATGTCATCCGTAAGGAGCATCTGGCAGTGATTAAAGACCAGGCCATTCTTGCCAATGCCGGTCATTTTGATGTGGAGGTTTCCAAAAAAGATTTATCTGCCTTAGCTGTCTCCAAGCTGAGGGTGCGCAACAACATTGAGGAATATGTTCTAAAGGATGGCAGAAAGATCTACCTGCTGGCCGAGGGGCGTTTAGTGAATTTAGCCGCGGGAGACGGTCATCCGGCGGAAATTATGGATATGACCTTTGCCCTTCAGGCTTTGTCTTTGCAATATATCTTCGAACATCGGGACGAGCTGTCTCCTCATGTTTATGAAGTTCCCCGGGAAATTGATCAAAAAGTTGCGGCGATGAAATTACATACTCTGGGAGTTAAAATAGATAATCTGACGGAACAACAAAAGAAATATTTAGCAGGATGGGAAAACTAG
- a CDS encoding DUF3786 domain-containing protein: MGNFNLDVTLKKALDEFQSKNPMEMAWKSGTEFQEGQFSMGFLGTPVEVTYPEGILREQNGGKELGLIERILVLHYLTFAGGSPILNQKISYKELPGGSIYIEPFTNRCIRPLIALFGDDLTSFQTTAEKCGGMQESYGDSSYCFYPLPNIPVTFVLWAADEEFPANGNIIFDASAGDYLPTEDYAFLCGMLVGKLKQSKNH, encoded by the coding sequence TTGGGAAATTTTAATCTTGATGTCACATTAAAAAAAGCGCTGGATGAATTTCAAAGCAAAAATCCCATGGAGATGGCATGGAAATCCGGCACAGAATTTCAGGAAGGTCAATTTAGCATGGGTTTTTTGGGAACACCGGTTGAGGTGACCTATCCGGAAGGGATCCTGCGTGAACAAAATGGGGGAAAAGAGCTGGGATTGATTGAAAGAATCCTGGTACTCCATTATTTAACCTTTGCCGGGGGCAGTCCCATCCTCAATCAGAAAATTTCTTATAAGGAACTCCCAGGGGGGAGTATCTATATTGAACCTTTTACCAATCGATGTATCCGGCCTCTCATCGCCTTATTCGGTGATGACTTAACATCCTTCCAAACTACAGCGGAAAAGTGCGGGGGTATGCAAGAATCCTATGGTGATAGCAGTTACTGTTTTTATCCTTTGCCAAACATCCCTGTAACCTTCGTACTTTGGGCGGCGGACGAGGAGTTTCCCGCTAACGGAAATATTATTTTTGATGCCTCGGCGGGAGATTATTTGCCGACCGAAGATTATGCTTTTCTCTGCGGTATGTTGGTGGGGAAATTAAAGCAAAGCAAAAATCATTAG
- a CDS encoding carbon-nitrogen family hydrolase, which translates to MVTVALSQLNIQSGDLKGNLDRVRAHIQSAAQLKADMIILPELWNTGYDCAHFDQTAQSLRGKCISALKKWAREYEIFIFGGTIPEKKDQKVYNTCAAIDQKGEVVGKYRKIHLFPGGLQEDRYFAPGEEWGLIETPWGMAGIVICYDLRFPELVRNLVLRGAQFIVVPAQWPVERMEHWSILCQSRALDNQVFVLGVNPAGKNESHRYAGHSLIVSPWGEILKEGSEDEELVVLEIDLQEVDRIRKILPVLQDRRNILDEIDNSLF; encoded by the coding sequence ATGGTTACGGTGGCCCTTAGTCAATTGAATATCCAATCAGGTGATTTGAAAGGAAATTTAGATCGGGTCAGAGCACATATTCAATCAGCTGCTCAATTAAAAGCGGATATGATCATATTACCGGAGTTATGGAATACGGGATATGATTGTGCTCATTTTGATCAAACAGCCCAATCCCTGCGTGGTAAATGTATTTCTGCGCTGAAGAAATGGGCACGGGAATATGAGATCTTTATTTTTGGGGGAACAATCCCGGAAAAAAAGGACCAAAAAGTTTATAATACCTGTGCAGCAATCGATCAAAAAGGTGAAGTTGTGGGGAAATACCGAAAAATTCACCTTTTCCCAGGCGGATTACAGGAAGACCGGTATTTTGCACCGGGAGAAGAATGGGGATTAATCGAGACACCCTGGGGGATGGCCGGAATTGTGATCTGCTATGACCTAAGGTTTCCGGAATTAGTACGAAATTTAGTACTTAGAGGCGCACAGTTTATCGTCGTTCCTGCCCAATGGCCTGTAGAAAGAATGGAGCATTGGAGCATTTTATGCCAGTCCAGGGCATTGGACAATCAGGTTTTTGTCCTTGGTGTCAATCCTGCCGGTAAAAATGAAAGTCATCGTTATGCGGGACACTCCTTAATTGTTTCTCCTTGGGGCGAAATTCTCAAGGAAGGGAGCGAGGATGAAGAATTGGTTGTTCTGGAAATCGATTTGCAGGAAGTTGATCGGATCAGAAAAATTCTGCCAGTTTTGCAGGACAGAAGAAATATTCTTGATGAAATCGATAATAGTCTGTTTTAG
- a CDS encoding ATP-binding protein, whose product MDKISQYLNRHYLKVRPDTPSDVKKVRCHLCQDQGIIIKGDLAYQCHCVKQRSVMKRFASANMTPFLAHHTFDQFDLAFYSPHLRLDKDGPTYRAMAEKAVEGAKKFVAQYLEEKTGQGILLNGAVGSGKTFLAGAIANALLEHDKQVLFLVVPDFLDDIRGTYQKQGEFSEADLMNAARNTEVLILDDLGAHNYSEWTQNKIFSLINYRMNHGLPCVITTNLTIEEMNEVIGERTVSRIIEICKIYRMHVEVDIRVAMRKW is encoded by the coding sequence ATGGATAAAATTTCTCAATATTTAAACCGTCATTATCTAAAAGTTCGACCGGATACCCCTTCAGATGTCAAAAAAGTACGTTGTCACCTTTGTCAGGATCAGGGTATTATTATTAAAGGAGACCTGGCTTATCAATGTCATTGCGTCAAGCAAAGATCTGTGATGAAACGATTTGCCTCGGCGAATATGACGCCTTTTTTGGCCCATCATACCTTTGATCAGTTCGATCTGGCCTTTTATTCCCCTCATCTGCGCCTGGACAAGGATGGTCCGACTTATCGGGCCATGGCCGAGAAAGCAGTGGAAGGTGCGAAAAAGTTTGTGGCACAATATTTGGAAGAAAAAACGGGACAGGGCATTCTTTTAAACGGTGCTGTGGGCAGCGGTAAGACCTTTTTGGCCGGAGCTATCGCCAATGCTCTTTTGGAGCACGACAAACAGGTTTTGTTTTTAGTCGTACCCGATTTTCTGGATGATATTCGAGGGACTTATCAAAAACAAGGAGAATTCAGTGAAGCAGATTTAATGAATGCAGCGCGCAATACTGAAGTCCTGATTTTGGATGATCTGGGTGCCCATAATTATTCGGAATGGACCCAAAATAAGATTTTTTCATTAATTAATTATCGGATGAACCATGGGTTACCCTGTGTGATCACCACAAATTTAACCATTGAAGAAATGAATGAAGTGATTGGAGAACGGACTGTTTCCCGAATTATTGAGATCTGTAAAATTTACCGAATGCATGTGGAGGTCGATATTCGGGTTGCGATGCGCAAATGGTAG
- a CDS encoding DnaD domain protein: MIENKWEKRCFFSVHAESTHVPNLILKNYRDLDLTEKELVFIIQLIMIGNYGTLSVKEIARTLNMGEAVVKQNLASLMEKSLIVVENVQISGQMVPRYFLDGLYDRMVDIWALEMAKKNQTQDQDLRSPDQAQKFKVVLSSIEKEFGRPLTPIENDKIMEWLEQLGFDADLVLEALKRTVLRGVYNLNYIDRILLEWKKSNIRTVHEVIAFENHKMNKNKKAVKKTIYPKKSMKNFDDLYEL; this comes from the coding sequence GTGATAGAAAATAAATGGGAAAAAAGATGTTTTTTTAGTGTACACGCTGAGAGCACCCATGTGCCTAACCTAATATTAAAAAACTATCGTGATTTAGACTTAACAGAGAAAGAATTAGTCTTTATCATTCAGTTAATTATGATTGGTAATTATGGCACCCTTTCTGTGAAGGAGATTGCCAGGACACTCAATATGGGAGAAGCTGTTGTAAAACAAAATTTAGCATCTTTGATGGAAAAAAGCTTGATTGTCGTTGAAAATGTACAAATATCGGGTCAAATGGTACCGCGCTATTTTTTAGATGGTTTATATGATAGAATGGTTGATATTTGGGCCCTGGAGATGGCTAAAAAGAATCAAACTCAAGATCAGGATCTCAGATCCCCTGATCAAGCACAGAAATTTAAAGTTGTTTTATCCTCCATCGAGAAAGAATTTGGACGTCCTTTGACACCGATTGAAAATGATAAAATCATGGAGTGGTTGGAGCAGCTTGGGTTTGATGCGGATCTGGTGTTGGAGGCGCTGAAAAGAACAGTGCTCAGAGGGGTGTATAATCTTAATTATATCGATCGCATTCTGTTGGAATGGAAAAAATCAAATATTCGTACCGTCCATGAAGTGATCGCTTTTGAAAATCACAAAATGAATAAGAATAAAAAAGCAGTCAAGAAAACGATCTACCCGAAAAAAAGCATGAAAAATTTTGATGATCTATATGAATTGTAA
- a CDS encoding TrkH family potassium uptake protein, with amino-acid sequence MRFQLVFSILGKILLIIGGCMVFPLLWSLYYHEKDVLGLFYAMMSTILAGGLLCFFLKSKETIRQREGFAIVTLGWIMASLFGALPYLFTGTLTSFTDAFFETMSGFTTTGASVLGNIEVLSHGIVFWRCLTHWLGGMGFMLLFVALLSQIGGGGLQMFKAEAPGGRLAEKIKPRIQDSAKILWATYVILSLTLMILLLLGGMNFFDSLCHAFGTMATGGFSTKSQNIGYYDSSYIQWMITFFMFAAGANLALFYQSIYKRTFVFWKNEEFRLYLLITLTGVLLVFLDLMRNQPGGVEETLRMAAFQVVSMLTTTGYASVDFNQWPVFSKIMLLLIMFVGGCSGSTGGAIKVGRLLILIKHTWVEIFRLIHPRSIKYLKIGHKIVPENIVLNTLQFFFLYITIFFIGTAVMGALGLDMVESLTSVISSLSNVGFGLGDVGPSGNFAHIPGAGKWMLCFLMLLGRLEIFTVLVLFLPEVWKKA; translated from the coding sequence GTGCGGTTTCAATTGGTTTTTAGCATTTTAGGCAAGATACTCTTAATTATCGGGGGGTGCATGGTATTTCCCCTGTTATGGTCCTTGTATTATCACGAAAAAGATGTCCTGGGCCTTTTTTATGCCATGATGAGCACCATTTTGGCCGGCGGGTTGCTGTGCTTTTTTCTCAAATCCAAAGAAACTATCCGGCAAAGGGAAGGTTTTGCCATCGTGACTTTAGGATGGATCATGGCATCCCTTTTCGGGGCTTTGCCTTATCTGTTCACCGGAACCTTAACATCTTTTACAGATGCTTTTTTTGAGACGATGTCCGGGTTTACCACCACCGGAGCCAGTGTATTGGGCAATATTGAGGTGCTTTCCCATGGGATTGTGTTTTGGCGCTGTTTGACCCATTGGTTGGGCGGGATGGGATTTATGCTTTTATTTGTCGCATTGCTCTCGCAAATTGGAGGGGGCGGGCTGCAAATGTTTAAAGCAGAAGCGCCCGGCGGCCGGCTGGCCGAGAAAATTAAACCCCGGATTCAGGATTCGGCAAAAATCCTCTGGGCTACCTATGTCATTTTATCCTTGACGTTGATGATCTTATTGCTCTTAGGTGGCATGAATTTCTTTGATTCTCTATGTCACGCTTTCGGAACCATGGCCACAGGCGGTTTCTCCACGAAAAGCCAAAATATTGGGTACTATGACAGTTCTTATATTCAATGGATGATAACTTTTTTTATGTTTGCCGCCGGGGCCAATTTAGCCTTGTTTTATCAAAGTATTTATAAAAGAACCTTTGTTTTCTGGAAAAATGAAGAGTTTCGCTTATATTTGCTGATTACATTAACAGGAGTGCTCCTGGTTTTTCTTGATTTAATGAGAAACCAGCCGGGCGGGGTGGAAGAAACCCTTCGGATGGCAGCTTTTCAAGTTGTATCCATGCTTACAACCACAGGTTATGCCTCGGTGGACTTTAACCAATGGCCGGTCTTTTCCAAAATTATGTTGCTGTTAATCATGTTTGTCGGGGGGTGTTCCGGCTCTACGGGAGGCGCAATCAAAGTAGGACGGCTGCTGATTCTGATCAAACACACCTGGGTAGAAATATTCAGACTAATTCATCCTAGAAGCATCAAATATTTAAAAATCGGTCATAAAATAGTTCCGGAAAACATTGTGCTTAATACTTTGCAATTTTTCTTTTTGTATATCACGATTTTTTTTATCGGCACGGCGGTGATGGGTGCACTGGGCCTGGATATGGTTGAATCTTTGACGTCGGTTATTTCGTCATTAAGTAACGTGGGATTTGGTTTGGGGGATGTGGGTCCATCAGGAAATTTTGCCCATATACCGGGGGCGGGTAAATGGATGCTTTGTTTTCTGATGTTATTAGGACGGTTAGAAATTTTTACAGTATTAGTTTTATTTTTACCTGAGGTTTGGAAAAAAGCCTGA
- the trkA gene encoding Trk system potassium transporter TrkA, producing the protein MRAIIIGAGKVGFSIAQMLSQEEHDVVVIDRIGERLDTVAEHLDVQVLSGNGASPSVLMEAGAEGAELLAAVTEADELNIVSCLVARSLGVKRTIARVRNPEYVDLDHLTHKEALGIDLIINPERVTAMAIARLAANAEAKNAEYFADGKIQLLELEIKPDTKVAGTALKDLSSPHPFLIVAILRDGKVVIPRGKEKLKLEDKVFILAQTHEMRKIEEIFGQRHKEVENVAILGGGRGGFYLAQQFENAHVHVKIIEKDLARCQFLAERLNHSLVIHGDGADLQLLEDENIGATDLFVALTGDDKLNLLVTLLAKHLGAKKTIAQIRRSDYNPLVEKVGIDRVVSPRKLTAGAILGFVRKGKVISVTLLDDTEAEITEFIVPETYRHRGKALKDIAFPAGAIIGALVRDNKVIVPGGHDIILSGDRVIIFTLPNYSQKIEKFFS; encoded by the coding sequence TTGAGAGCAATCATTATCGGTGCAGGCAAGGTGGGCTTCAGCATTGCCCAAATGCTCTCTCAGGAGGAACATGATGTCGTCGTCATCGACCGGATCGGGGAAAGGCTGGACACGGTTGCGGAACATTTGGACGTCCAGGTTCTAAGTGGGAATGGGGCCAGCCCTTCTGTTCTGATGGAAGCCGGGGCGGAAGGTGCGGAATTATTGGCGGCGGTCACAGAAGCAGATGAATTGAATATTGTCTCCTGTCTTGTAGCCAGGTCACTTGGAGTGAAACGTACCATTGCGCGGGTGCGTAATCCTGAATATGTGGATTTGGATCATTTGACCCATAAGGAAGCTCTAGGGATTGATCTGATCATTAATCCGGAAAGAGTCACGGCCATGGCCATTGCCCGTTTGGCAGCCAATGCGGAAGCCAAGAACGCGGAGTATTTTGCTGATGGAAAAATTCAGTTATTAGAACTGGAAATCAAGCCTGATACGAAGGTTGCCGGAACCGCATTAAAGGATCTGAGCAGTCCGCATCCTTTTTTGATTGTAGCTATTTTACGGGATGGCAAGGTGGTGATACCCCGGGGCAAAGAAAAATTAAAACTTGAGGATAAGGTATTTATTTTAGCTCAGACCCATGAAATGAGGAAAATCGAAGAAATTTTCGGTCAACGCCACAAGGAGGTGGAAAACGTGGCGATTTTAGGAGGAGGCAGAGGCGGCTTTTATCTGGCCCAACAATTTGAAAATGCCCATGTCCACGTCAAAATCATTGAGAAAGACTTAGCGCGCTGTCAATTTCTAGCGGAACGGTTGAATCACAGCCTTGTGATTCATGGGGATGGTGCTGATCTCCAATTATTGGAGGACGAAAATATCGGTGCGACAGATTTATTTGTTGCTTTGACGGGGGACGATAAGTTAAATTTATTAGTAACGCTCTTAGCGAAACATTTAGGCGCAAAAAAAACCATTGCTCAAATCCGCCGATCGGATTATAATCCATTGGTAGAAAAAGTAGGGATTGACCGGGTAGTGAGTCCGCGCAAATTAACCGCCGGAGCCATCCTGGGGTTTGTCAGAAAGGGTAAGGTGATATCCGTTACCTTGCTTGATGATACAGAAGCTGAAATCACAGAATTTATTGTGCCGGAAACCTATCGGCACCGGGGGAAAGCATTAAAAGACATCGCTTTTCCCGCGGGGGCAATTATCGGTGCTTTGGTGCGGGATAATAAGGTGATTGTACCCGGCGGGCATGATATAATATTGTCGGGAGATCGGGTCATTATATTTACGTTGCCTAACTACAGTCAAAAAATAGAGAAATTCTTTTCTTAA